From the Acidilutibacter cellobiosedens genome, one window contains:
- the mnmA gene encoding tRNA 2-thiouridine(34) synthase MnmA produces the protein MKKKVIVGMSGGVDSSVTAYLLLKAGYDVIGVTMTVIPHDEVYDEREGGCCSISSVYDAKRVAEQLNIPHYVMNFKGIFERKVIDYFINEYLEGRTPNPCISCNKYIKFDEFLRKAQGLGADYIATGHYAKIEKDEKTNRFLLKKSVDPKKDQTYFLYTMTQYQLEHTLMPLGYYNKDEVRKIAENIGLKVYNKPDSEEICFIPDNDYGKFLENRIPEKITEGYFVDTKGNILGKHKGIVHYTIGQRKGLGIALGKRVFVKEIIPDKNLVVLGNEEDIFKERLYADELNIIPVEELTKKENITAKVRSTMKEGEGTVTPHNDGVILEFQCPQRAITKGQSVVFYKKDLVLGGGIIKQVF, from the coding sequence ATGAAGAAGAAAGTTATAGTAGGGATGAGTGGAGGAGTGGATAGTTCCGTTACAGCTTATTTACTTCTCAAAGCAGGATATGATGTAATAGGAGTTACTATGACGGTTATTCCTCATGATGAGGTATATGATGAACGAGAAGGAGGATGTTGTTCTATTTCTTCAGTATATGATGCTAAAAGGGTAGCCGAGCAACTTAATATTCCTCATTATGTCATGAATTTTAAAGGAATATTTGAGAGAAAAGTAATAGATTATTTTATTAATGAATATCTGGAGGGAAGAACTCCAAATCCATGTATATCATGCAATAAATATATAAAGTTCGATGAATTCTTAAGAAAAGCTCAAGGGCTTGGGGCAGATTATATAGCTACAGGACATTATGCTAAGATAGAAAAAGACGAAAAAACCAACAGATTTCTTTTGAAAAAATCTGTGGATCCTAAAAAAGACCAGACCTATTTTTTATATACAATGACTCAATATCAATTGGAACATACTCTTATGCCCTTGGGATATTATAATAAAGATGAAGTAAGAAAGATAGCGGAGAATATCGGGCTGAAGGTCTATAATAAGCCGGACAGTGAAGAAATATGTTTTATTCCCGATAATGATTATGGAAAGTTTTTAGAAAATAGGATTCCTGAAAAGATTACGGAAGGGTACTTTGTGGATACTAAGGGAAATATATTGGGAAAACATAAGGGAATTGTTCATTACACCATAGGGCAGAGAAAAGGACTGGGAATCGCGTTGGGCAAGAGGGTATTTGTTAAAGAGATAATTCCTGATAAGAATTTAGTTGTCTTGGGAAATGAGGAGGATATATTCAAAGAAAGGTTATATGCAGATGAGCTAAATATCATTCCGGTGGAAGAGCTGACAAAGAAGGAAAATATTACCGCTAAAGTAAGATCAACAATGAAAGAAGGGGAAGGAACAGTTACTCCTCATAATGATGGGGTAATATTGGAATTTCAGTGTCCTCAGAGGGCAATTACAAAGGGACAATCGGTTGTATTTTACAAAAAAGATTTAGTATTAGGCGGAGGCATTATAAAGCAGGTGTTTTAA
- a CDS encoding HAD family hydrolase — translation MNNIGAFFDIDGTLYRNSLMIQHFKKLIKYEIIDPSVWYNHVKHTYTEWEKRYGNFEDYLEELADFYLKGLKGINKNYIDFVSSQVIKLNGENVYKYTRHKIEWHKQKGHKVFFISGSPDFLVEKMALKYGITECRGSRYIVDENNNFTGEIIKMWDSENKQNIIDEFVRKYEVDLDKSYSYGDTTGDLSMLRMVGNPTAVNPNWDLLQVLKKDKDLYKKISIVVERKDIIYKVSPNVETVFI, via the coding sequence TTGAATAATATAGGTGCCTTTTTTGATATAGATGGTACTTTGTATAGAAATTCTTTAATGATACAGCATTTCAAAAAATTAATTAAATATGAAATTATAGATCCCTCTGTATGGTATAACCATGTAAAGCATACATATACCGAATGGGAAAAAAGATACGGGAATTTTGAAGATTATCTTGAGGAATTGGCTGATTTTTATTTGAAAGGACTTAAGGGTATAAATAAAAATTACATAGATTTTGTATCAAGTCAGGTTATAAAATTAAATGGAGAAAATGTCTATAAATATACCAGACACAAAATTGAATGGCATAAGCAAAAAGGACATAAAGTATTTTTTATATCGGGAAGTCCTGATTTTTTAGTAGAAAAAATGGCATTAAAATATGGAATTACGGAATGCAGAGGAAGCAGATATATAGTAGATGAAAATAATAATTTTACCGGGGAAATTATAAAAATGTGGGACTCGGAAAATAAGCAAAACATTATTGATGAATTTGTAAGAAAATATGAAGTGGATCTTGATAAAAGCTACTCCTATGGAGACACAACGGGTGATTTGTCCATGCTTAGAATGGTAGGAAATCCGACAGCGGTTAACCCAAATTGGGATTTGCTTCAAGTACTTAAGAAGGATAAAGATTTATATAAGAAAATTTCCATTGTAGTTGAAAGGAAAGATATAATATATAAAGTAAGTCCAAATGTGGAAACTGTTTTTATATAG
- a CDS encoding DegV family protein, with product MTFKIVADSSCDLNEELKKEMNISLVPLKIDIGEKYFIDDENLNIENFLYTMGNSKTGIRTSSPSPADFMKAYEGGDEIFVVTLSSQLSSTYNNAVLAKKLTLESTKKFIHIFDSLSASIGETLVSMKIFELIQKKYDKYEIVRAAEEYIKEMKTYFILENLDNLIKAGRLHKIAGRIASLLSFKPIMGSDGSGNVKLFDNVRGAKRAFNRLVEIIGENGYKFENKILGIAHCDALEKAEALKAMIEKKYNFKEIIILRTGGLSSAYADKGGIVLAF from the coding sequence ATGACTTTTAAAATTGTTGCCGATAGCAGTTGCGATCTAAACGAGGAATTGAAGAAAGAAATGAATATTTCTTTAGTGCCGTTGAAAATAGATATAGGAGAGAAATACTTCATAGACGATGAGAATTTGAATATTGAAAATTTTCTTTATACTATGGGGAATAGTAAAACCGGTATCCGTACCTCAAGCCCATCTCCGGCTGACTTTATGAAGGCATATGAAGGAGGGGATGAGATCTTTGTGGTTACACTTTCGTCTCAATTGAGTAGTACTTATAATAATGCAGTACTTGCTAAAAAACTTACCCTTGAAAGTACAAAGAAATTTATCCATATATTTGATTCTTTGAGTGCATCCATAGGTGAAACATTAGTCAGTATGAAAATATTTGAATTGATACAAAAAAAATATGATAAATATGAAATAGTAAGAGCAGCTGAAGAATATATAAAGGAAATGAAAACTTATTTTATATTAGAAAATCTTGATAACTTAATTAAAGCTGGAAGACTTCATAAAATAGCAGGTCGCATTGCATCTCTGTTGTCGTTTAAACCTATTATGGGTTCAGATGGTTCTGGAAATGTTAAGCTATTTGATAATGTGAGGGGAGCTAAAAGAGCATTTAACAGACTTGTTGAAATAATAGGAGAAAATGGATATAAATTTGAAAATAAAATTTTGGGGATTGCCCATTGTGATGCATTAGAAAAAGCAGAAGCTCTTAAAGCAATGATAGAAAAGAAATATAATTTTAAAGAGATAATAATATTGAGAACAGGTGGATTAAGCAGTGCTTATGCTGATAAGGGAGGAATAGTTTTAGCATTTTAA
- the rbr gene encoding rubrerythrin translates to MKSLKGTKTAENLMKSFAGEAQARTRYTYYASTAKKEGYVQISNIFMETAENEKEHAKRFFKFLNEDFKGESIEIKEASYPVNLGNTKENLLSAANGEHEEWSQLYSEFGKVAAEEGFPEISYVYEKIAEVEKHHEERYRKLLSNLENNSVFKKETVRRWKCNNCGYIYEGTSAPEKCPACAHPQGYFELLAENY, encoded by the coding sequence ATGAAATCACTAAAAGGTACAAAAACTGCTGAAAATTTGATGAAGTCATTTGCCGGAGAAGCTCAGGCCAGAACTCGATATACTTATTATGCATCTACAGCTAAAAAGGAAGGATATGTCCAGATTTCTAATATTTTTATGGAAACGGCAGAAAATGAAAAGGAACATGCTAAAAGATTTTTTAAATTTCTAAATGAAGATTTTAAAGGAGAATCGATAGAAATCAAAGAAGCTTCCTATCCTGTCAACTTAGGAAATACTAAAGAAAATTTATTGTCCGCGGCTAACGGAGAACACGAAGAATGGTCTCAATTATATTCTGAGTTCGGAAAAGTTGCAGCCGAAGAGGGATTTCCAGAAATATCTTATGTTTATGAGAAAATTGCAGAAGTCGAGAAACATCACGAAGAGAGATACAGGAAACTTTTAAGCAATTTAGAGAATAATTCTGTATTTAAGAAAGAAACAGTGAGAAGATGGAAATGTAATAACTGCGGATATATATACGAAGGCACGTCTGCTCCTGAAAAATGTCCTGCCTGTGCTCATCCTCAAGGATATTTTGAGTTATTAGCTGAGAATTATTAA
- a CDS encoding HD-GYP domain-containing protein yields the protein MVKNKRDIVTCEYGDILAENIVDNVGQLLIKESTIIDKNIKMKLMEMGVQYIYVYKNQESEKEEKIMKINDIYEKDRVIIKKTFERLSQGKMLETREANEISDGLFEKIVNEPFINNYLTDLYERDSYTYIHSLNVGYYCMVLGKYLKFSHYNMGEIIKAGVLHDIGKIKIPLKLLNKKEKLSKEEFEIIKLHPLLGYDIVKNADSISEDVKLAVLMHHEKENGSGYPNGLKGQDIPLYAKICAIADIYDALTTNRAYKKKITPTHAFKILRSMAGDHLNVELLLIFLENAYRCYF from the coding sequence ATGGTTAAAAATAAAAGAGACATCGTGACATGTGAATATGGAGATATATTGGCTGAAAATATCGTAGATAATGTAGGGCAGCTTCTTATAAAGGAGTCTACAATAATTGATAAAAATATTAAAATGAAATTAATGGAGATGGGAGTTCAATATATATATGTTTATAAAAATCAAGAAAGTGAAAAAGAAGAAAAAATAATGAAAATCAATGATATATACGAGAAGGACAGGGTTATAATTAAAAAGACCTTTGAAAGATTATCACAGGGGAAAATGCTTGAGACAAGAGAGGCAAATGAAATTTCGGACGGATTATTTGAGAAAATAGTTAATGAGCCATTTATTAATAATTATCTTACTGACCTATATGAAAGGGACAGTTATACATATATTCATAGTTTAAATGTAGGATATTATTGTATGGTGTTGGGAAAATATTTGAAATTTTCTCATTACAATATGGGCGAAATTATTAAAGCCGGAGTTCTTCACGATATTGGTAAGATAAAAATTCCCTTAAAGCTATTAAATAAAAAAGAAAAGCTTTCAAAAGAAGAATTTGAAATAATTAAGCTCCATCCCCTTTTAGGATATGATATTGTTAAAAATGCAGACAGCATTTCGGAAGACGTAAAATTAGCAGTGCTAATGCATCATGAAAAGGAAAATGGAAGTGGATATCCAAATGGCCTAAAAGGGCAAGATATACCCCTTTATGCAAAAATCTGTGCTATCGCGGATATATATGATGCCTTAACCACAAATAGAGCATATAAGAAAAAAATTACTCCTACCCATGCTTTTAAAATTCTTAGATCAATGGCAGGCGATCATTTAAATGTTGAACTTTTGCTTATATTTTTGGAAAATGCATATAGATGCTATTTTTAG
- a CDS encoding GyrI-like domain-containing protein — protein MEGKAVKINGFKAVGLTYFGDNSNGEIPKLWDVFNKRYNYIKRKSQSMLCYGICDEVDSEGKFHYTACAEVDSFEDIPEGMEGKVVPEGKYVVYTYCGDLKNLGEFYNSIFTKWMPDSGHEMDCRPQLELYDHRFMENGEFDIYMPIK, from the coding sequence ATGGAAGGAAAAGCAGTGAAAATCAATGGTTTTAAAGCTGTAGGGCTTACTTATTTTGGAGATAATAGTAATGGAGAAATCCCAAAACTCTGGGATGTATTTAATAAAAGATACAATTATATAAAAAGAAAGAGCCAATCTATGCTGTGTTATGGCATATGTGATGAAGTGGATTCTGAAGGAAAATTTCATTATACCGCTTGTGCAGAAGTAGATAGTTTTGAAGATATACCGGAAGGAATGGAAGGAAAAGTCGTTCCTGAAGGTAAGTATGTCGTATATACTTATTGCGGAGACTTAAAAAATTTAGGTGAATTTTATAACAGCATATTTACAAAATGGATGCCGGATTCAGGCCATGAGATGGATTGCAGACCTCAACTTGAACTGTACGACCATAGATTTATGGAAAATGGAGAATTTGACATATATATGCCAATAAAATAA
- a CDS encoding helix-turn-helix transcriptional regulator, giving the protein MRLHRLLGIIMLLDARGVMKSADLAKILETSERNTEMEQQIKNTIIKLENSVSEEHRKEIINAKEKFFVDSDPWWGRESGNKNVDIIKKSVIDLRKLKITYRKYDGETSERIIRPYGIVIKNLQWYVVAFCETKKDIRTFKCNRIESIEVINENFIMPCGFSLENFWEKNKEQFVNQSLSNEVYNAYPVKIKFFEKMEALLKGFFILSQNEIEGYEICDVDMISFETACNMLFTLSDRLEVIEPVEVREYIILKAQKILNLYKP; this is encoded by the coding sequence ATGAGACTTCATAGGCTTTTGGGAATTATTATGCTTCTTGATGCAAGAGGGGTAATGAAATCGGCTGATTTGGCTAAAATACTTGAAACGTCGGAAAGAAATACGGAAATGGAACAACAGATTAAAAATACCATTATTAAACTTGAAAATAGTGTATCGGAAGAACACAGAAAAGAGATTATTAATGCTAAGGAGAAATTTTTTGTTGATTCAGATCCCTGGTGGGGCAGGGAAAGCGGAAATAAAAATGTGGACATAATTAAAAAGTCTGTAATTGATCTTAGAAAGTTAAAGATAACGTATAGAAAATATGATGGGGAAACATCAGAAAGAATTATAAGACCTTATGGGATAGTGATAAAAAATCTTCAATGGTATGTAGTAGCTTTTTGTGAGACCAAAAAGGATATTAGAACGTTTAAGTGTAATAGGATAGAAAGTATTGAAGTAATAAATGAAAATTTTATTATGCCTTGTGGTTTTTCTTTAGAAAATTTCTGGGAAAAGAACAAAGAGCAGTTTGTAAATCAGTCATTATCTAATGAAGTTTATAATGCATATCCTGTAAAAATTAAATTTTTTGAAAAAATGGAAGCTTTGCTCAAAGGTTTTTTTATACTTTCTCAGAATGAAATAGAGGGATATGAAATTTGTGATGTAGATATGATAAGCTTTGAAACTGCTTGTAATATGCTTTTTACTTTGAGTGATAGGCTGGAAGTTATAGAACCTGTAGAGGTGAGAGAATATATAATCCTAAAAGCTCAAAAAATTTTAAATTTATATAAACCATAA
- a CDS encoding NUDIX hydrolase: MLKYTICFIRQGDNILLINREKPSWMGSWNGVGGKLEKGETPEECILREVLEETSIRLQNVEYKGVVTWVKDGIFSGGMYAFVADIPKNFSYITPRKVREGILDWKNISWILDSKNTGVALNLPMFLPKMLNENNKYEHICVFEEDRLLKVKSISLNSNYGYGQAN, encoded by the coding sequence ATGCTTAAATATACTATTTGTTTTATAAGACAGGGAGACAATATATTATTGATTAATAGAGAAAAACCAAGTTGGATGGGTAGTTGGAATGGTGTCGGAGGAAAATTGGAGAAGGGAGAAACACCTGAAGAGTGTATATTAAGGGAAGTTCTTGAAGAAACGTCTATAAGACTTCAAAATGTAGAGTATAAAGGAGTGGTGACCTGGGTAAAGGATGGAATCTTTAGCGGAGGTATGTATGCTTTTGTGGCGGATATCCCTAAAAATTTTTCTTATATAACACCAAGAAAAGTAAGGGAAGGGATTCTTGACTGGAAAAATATATCATGGATTCTTGACTCTAAAAATACGGGAGTTGCGTTAAATCTTCCTATGTTTTTGCCTAAGATGCTAAATGAAAATAATAAATATGAACATATATGTGTTTTTGAAGAGGATAGACTATTAAAAGTTAAGTCAATTTCATTAAACAGTAATTATGGATATGGACAAGCAAACTAA